Genomic window (Nisaea sp.):
ACAGGTAGTGGAGACGACAGATAAAGCAGTATCACCGGAGGGCCGGGGACGCCGGACGCTCCAGACATCAGGCCCGCAACGACCCCCGTTCCTGCCAGCATGCCATTGCCGGGCACCGACGCGAGCTTGAAACCCTTGGCGATCAGCAGGACTGAGACCAGGATTCCGAAATAGATCGCGATTTTCATCGGCTCCGGCGCCACCAGGAGCAGGCAGGCGAAACCCGCTGGCACGCCAATGGCAGAACCGATGAGAAGTTGCCGGATGCCGGTCCAATGCACTTGTCGAAAGGTGCGTGGCAACAGGGTAAAGCCTGCGAGCAGATCGAGGATCAGAGTCAGGGGGACCACGGCAATCGGATCGGCTACCAGCAGCAATGCACTGATCAGGATCAGTGCGAAACCAAACCCCGTGAAGCCCCGGATGACCCCACCGATCAACGTGGCTGTGACGGCGACGGCCCAGATATGCAGGTCCCACCCGATATACGCGCTCTCGAACATAGCGTGGCGGAACCTTTGTCAGCGTCAGAAGCTCAGGCGGCGCGGAATGCGTCCTTGGCACCTTCTACGCCACTTGCCTTGCCGCTCCAAGGCAGCACTTTGCGGACCATTGGTTCCTCCGCGAGGCCTTGCAGCAGGTCCGGTGCGGCGCGCACCTGGAAGCGCGGCTGGTCGACCGGTCCCGGCAGCTCGAACCCGTAAGGCTCGGCCAGCACAAAACCGTAGGGGCTGTAGTAGGAGGCCTCTCCGACCACGAGGCAAAGACCCCAGCCTTCTTGATCGGCTTCTTCAAGCGCCCGGGCGACGAGCGTCCGACCGAGCCCCTTGCCCTGCAGAGAGGGATCGACCACCAGCGGGCCAAGCACCAGCGCCGGCAGGATTTCGTCGCCGTCGCTCTTCACATCGCAGCGCCAGAACCTGATCGAGGCGCCGAGTTTGGCGTCGAACCCGGTACGGGCGACGAGGCTGAGAGACGGCACGGACGGGCCTTGCCGCAGCGTGTAGACGGTCTTGGAAAGACGGCCCCCGCCGAAACCGATATCCAGCAGGGACTCAATGGC
Coding sequences:
- a CDS encoding sulfite exporter TauE/SafE family protein; this translates as MFESAYIGWDLHIWAVAVTATLIGGVIRGFTGFGFALILISALLLVADPIAVVPLTLILDLLAGFTLLPRTFRQVHWTGIRQLLIGSAIGVPAGFACLLLVAPEPMKIAIYFGILVSVLLIAKGFKLASVPGNGMLAGTGVVAGLMSGASGVPGPPVILLYLSSPLPVSTTRATAIAFFIFVDIFALGLAAYKDLMSIDMLLRCALLFPLMAIGTTIGHRLYGLARPETVKLAAIILLGALAIVGIGKVLVV
- a CDS encoding N-acetyltransferase — translated: MIVIEKETAADAAAIESLLDIGFGGGRLSKTVYTLRQGPSVPSLSLVARTGFDAKLGASIRFWRCDVKSDGDEILPALVLGPLVVDPSLQGKGLGRTLVARALEEADQEGWGLCLVVGEASYYSPYGFVLAEPYGFELPGPVDQPRFQVRAAPDLLQGLAEEPMVRKVLPWSGKASGVEGAKDAFRAA